The stretch of DNA CAGAAAAAAGCCCAGAGTATGCGTACCTGAATGCGGCACTGCAGTGGGCGCAGCAAACATCGACCGAAGCCGCCGATGCCTGCTGGCCAGCTTTATGGCAGCAAGTCTTGCAGGTCGAAGCAGCTTAAGCGCTAGGCAGATTAAAATGGCCGCCACCAATTTGCTTTACCTTACCCCCTACCTGTATCTGCTGGTCGGTATTGATGGTCAATGTAAGGCGAGCAATACGGTCAATGGCATGCCCTTGCTCCATCTGCAACTGTAGCGGTAGCTGCGTATTTTCTGCCAGTAACCAACCACCCAAATTAGCGCAGGCCGAGCCGGTGCCAAAGTCCTCGGCGGCTTGCCCGTGTTGTGACCAAAAATAACGGGCAATGATGGTGTCACCCGCACGCGCCCAGACAAGTGCGCCCGAGCGTCCTTCCTGATTACAAGCAACGCGTTCAAATTGCGCCAGATTCAGGCTACAGGCTGCAACACTGGCCGGGCTATCGAGTGGAATCACTAATTGCTCGCTACCCGTATTGACGAACCGAGGTGTTCCCACGATTTGTTCGGCGTTAATATTCAACGCAGCCGCCAGCTCGGTACTGGCTGGCGCCGCACGGTAGCTTGGTGCGTTCGCGGTCAAAGTGACTTGTGCGCCGTCCACGGCGACTGGGATGATGCCCGCCTTCATGGCCAAACTAACTTGTTGACGCCCCTCTGCCACAGCAAAGGCGGTACCCAACGTAGGGTGACCTGCAAAAGGCATTTCGTAACTTGGGGTGAAAATTCGGACCTGAGCATCGGCAACTGCGCTGTCTTGCACAAAGGTGATTTCCGACAAGTTCATTTGCTGCCCAAGCCGACGCATGGTTTCGTCGCTAATCGGTTCTGCAAGCTTAAATACCGCCAGCGGGTTACCCGACCAGATGTTTTCAGTGACAAACACATTCAATAATTGATACTGCAGATTTGGCATAAGTATCTCATTCGCATTGGGTATGGGGTTTGATCATAGCGCGAGAAAGCCTTGGCGCTAAATACAGTCGGCGGGTATTTGTACGGTTACAGCAAAGCCTGCGCGGGCGTCGAGCGTACTAGAGCGTTTATGGCAAAATTGGGCGCCGATGCGATTGACAAACCCAACGTCAAGATACCCTAGTATAATGCAGGGTTTCGCATCGTTATTTCGATAAAACTCATGATTCGTAAACTGATAGGCAAAGTATTGCGTCGCCCCGGCAAGCGTATTTTGCACGCCAAACACTATGGCATTCGTCGTGATCAACTGCATTCGGGCGCCTTGAAAGTCTGCGATCGTTTGCAGGACGCAGGCTACGAGGCATATATCGTGGGCGGTGCGGTGCGTGATTTACTGTTAGGCAAATCGCCAAAAGATTTTGACGTGGCCACCAGCGCCACCCCTGAGCAAGTGCGCCATGTATTTCACCGCTCGCGCATTATCGGCCGCCGTTTCCGCATTGTGCATGTGCCATTTTATGATCGTGGCGGTGAAGAAATTATCGAGGTGACCACTTTCCGTGGCAGCGCCGATTCGCCGACCGATGCCAGCGGGCGCATTATCCGCGATAACGTGTATGGCACTTTGGAAGAAGACGCATCGCGCCGTGATTTCACCGTGAATGCGCTGTATTACGACCCAAATAGTGATGAAATCATTGATTTTCACCACGGTGCCGAAGATCTGGAAAAACAACAATTGGTAATGATTGGCGACCCGGTCAAACGTTATCACGAAGACCCGGTACGCATGTTGCGCGCTACGCGTTTGTCGGCCAAGCTCGGTTTGCAAATCGCCAGCGATACGGCCAAGCCGATTAAAGAGCATGCCGCCTTGCTGGAAAATATTCCATCGGCGCGCCTGTTTGATGAAATGATGAAGCTCTTGCTGTCGGGCAAAGCGTGGGATTGTCTGCAAGCTTTGCGCGCCTATGGCCTGCATCGCCCGCTGTTTCCGCTGCTCGATAAATTGATGAGCCAGAAAGAAACCACCGCGTTTCTCAAGCAAGCGCTGCTCAATACTGATCAGCGTTTGGCCGATGACAAGCCGGTATCGGCAGGTTTTTTGTTTGCTGCTTTGTTGTGGCATGAAGTCGAAGCCAATTGGCAAAAGAAAATCGCCGCTGGCGAGCATAAAGTACCTGCTTTGGTTGAGGCGATGAATGATGTGGAAGCCAAAGTCACCAAACGCTTGGCGATTCCGAATCGCTATAGTGCGGCGATGAAAGAAATCTGGCTCTTGCAGCCGCGCTTTGAAATGCGTGCCGGACAAAAACCATTCCGCTTGATCGAGCAGCCGCGTTTCCGCGCTGCGTATGATTTTCTGCTGCTGCGTGCTGAATGCGGCTTGGTGGAAAAAGAGCTGGCTGACTGGTGGACGCAATTTCAGGCTTGCGATGACAGCACGCGTGAAGTGCTAATCAGTGATGCGATTGCTGCCGGCAAGGGCGGTGAGGTGGATAAATCCAAACGCCGCAAACGCTCGCGCCACCGTAAACCGGTATCAGCCAAATCAGCGGCAGCGAAAAGCGAATAATGACGATAGCCTACATTGCCTTGGGGGCCAATCTGGGTGACCCAAGCGCGCAGCTGCGCGATGCGTTGCGCCTGATCGCCGAGCTGCCGCGCACTCAATTGCTGGCTAGTTCGTCGTTTTATGCCAGTGCGCCAGTGGGCTACGCCGATCAGCCAGATTTTGTGAATGCGGTTTGTGCGGTGAATACCGAATTAAGCGCACCTGATCTACTGGCTGCTTTGCTGGCGTTGGAATTGCAGCAAGGGCGTGAGCGCAGCTTTAAAAATGCACCGCGCACGCTGGATTTGGATGTGGTGCTGTATGGCGACGAAATCATCGAATTGCCACAGCTACAAATACCCCATCCGCGTATGCATCAGCGCGCCTTTGTCTTATTGCCTTTGCTAGAGATAGCCCCCGATGCGCAGATTCCGGGGCGTGGTGCGGCGACACAGTTTATTGCCGATGTCATTGATCAGGAACTCTATCGCATCGAAGCCTAGCTGGGTTCTCGATTGACTTGCTGCTTGCTGCCGTGCACTGCTTGCTATGTGATCGTTCAATATTGCCAATTTATGATAAAAACAGTCGATTTTAATGGTCTACTGCTTTAGCATCTCAACACTGGTTTAATTTTTGCATTGCACCACGAGTGCGCATTTTAAAGACGGCTTGATTACCCATCATGAAAACGACTCTTTCAACGCTTAAGAAAATGAAGCAGGATGGCGCCAAAATCGCCATGCTGACCTGTTACGATGCCAGTTTTGCCACTCTGCTTGATGAGGCAGGGGTGGATATTCTGCTGGTTGGCGACTCGCTGGGTAATGTGATTCAAGGTCACAGCACCACGCTACCGGTGACGGTGGACGATATGGTGTACCACACCAAAGCCGTCGTGCGCGGTACGCAAAAAGCGCTGGTGCTGGCCGATTTGCCGTTTGCCAGCTATCAGGCCTCGCATATTCAGGCCTATGAAAATGCTGCGCGCTTGATGGCGGCGGGCGCTGAAATGGTCAAAATCGAAGGCGGCGCAGTGATGGTCGATACCGTCGATTTTCTGGTGCAACGCGGGATTCCAGTCTGTGCGCATATTGGGCTACAACCGCAATCGGTGCATGTCTATGGTGGCTACAAAGTACAAGGCAAAACTGAAACCGAGGCCGATATTCTGAAGCGCGATGCGTTGGCGTTGCAGGCAGCTGGCGCGGCGATGGTGTTGATGGAAATGGTACCTGCCAGTGTTGCTGCTGAAGTGACCGAGTCGCTATGGGTGCCGACCATCGGCATCGGAGCTGGCGTACAAGTCGATGGCCAAGTGCTGGTGCTGCACGATATGCTGGGCGTGTATCCAGGTAAGAAGGCGCGTTTTGTGAAAAACTTCATGGGTGGTGGCGTTACCAGCATCCAAGGGGCTGTTGAAGCCTATGTGAAGTCAGTGAAAGCACTGAGCTTCCCTACCGAAGAACATTCATTCTGATTTGATCTAGCTTGTGGGCCGCCCGATTTGTGATGGGTGGCGCTGGCCTATTGGTATTAAAAAGACCGCATAATGAAAATCATCCATACCATTTCCGAGTTGCGCGAATGGCGCAAAACCGTTGGCACTGTGGCTTTTGTGCCGACGATGGGCAATTTGCACGCGGGGCATATGTCGCTGATTCATGCTGCAAAAGCCGAGGCAGCACATACCGTGGTAAGTATCTTTGTTAATCGCTTGCAATTTGGCCAAGGTGAAGACTTTGACCGCTATCCGCGCACCTTGCAAAGCGATGCTGACATCATTGCCGCTCACGGTGGCGTGGATGTGATTTTCGCTCCGGATGAAAAAGAGCTGTATCCGAATGTGATTCAGCAATATCAAGTCAACCCACCGGCGATTGCTGAAGAGCTCTGCGGCGCATTCCGTCCGGGGCATTTCCGCGGTGTGGCCACGGTGGTGACCAAATTATTCAATATCGTCGAAGCTGACGTAGCTTGCTTTGGTAAAAAAGACTACCAGCAGCTCGCGGTGATTCAGGGCATGGTTGCCGACCTGAATGTGCCGATTCGCATTGTGCCGGTTGATACCGGCCGTGCGAGCGATGGTTTGGCGCTGTCATCACGCAATGGCTTTTTAAATGAAGCGCAGCGCGCGGAGGCGCCGCGGCTGTTTTTCCATTTGAGCCGGATGAAAAAAGCCATCGAAAACGGTGAGCGCGATTATTCCAAGCTGGCGATTGAAACCGTCACCGATCTGCGCGTGCGCGGCTGGCTGGAGGTTGATTACGTCGAAACCCGCAATGCACTGACGCTCAAACCGGCGGCCAGTACCGACAAACATCTGGTGATCCTGATCGCCGCCCGTATTGGGACGACACGCCTGATCGATAATATTGAAGTGAATTTGGTTTGATTTTATAAACCAACATAAAACATAAAAAGACCGCCGAGGCGGTCTTTTTGTTTTGGGTATTGCTCGGTAGCTGCGATTAATAAAGACCTGTAGCGCTATACCTTGCCAGTTTCCGCTTTGGGCTGGCTTGGCGCTAGAGTTACGGTATCGCCAGTGGGGATGCCTTCTTTCTGCCAGCGATCAAATTCGCCCATGATGGCATCGTAGGTTTGCTGGCTGATTTCTGGCAGCGCCCCACCGAGTGCTTCTTTGGCCGAGTCAAAACCTTGCTGTACCGCATTGCGAATCTTATCGAGCTGCGCCGGATCATTGCCGATGGCAAATTTGGCAAAGCTTAAAATTCGTTCGGCGACTTTTTTCACGCCAAATTCGCCA from Chitinibacter fontanus encodes:
- the panB gene encoding 3-methyl-2-oxobutanoate hydroxymethyltransferase, yielding MKTTLSTLKKMKQDGAKIAMLTCYDASFATLLDEAGVDILLVGDSLGNVIQGHSTTLPVTVDDMVYHTKAVVRGTQKALVLADLPFASYQASHIQAYENAARLMAAGAEMVKIEGGAVMVDTVDFLVQRGIPVCAHIGLQPQSVHVYGGYKVQGKTETEADILKRDALALQAAGAAMVLMEMVPASVAAEVTESLWVPTIGIGAGVQVDGQVLVLHDMLGVYPGKKARFVKNFMGGGVTSIQGAVEAYVKSVKALSFPTEEHSF
- the pcnB gene encoding polynucleotide adenylyltransferase PcnB, whose amino-acid sequence is MIRKLIGKVLRRPGKRILHAKHYGIRRDQLHSGALKVCDRLQDAGYEAYIVGGAVRDLLLGKSPKDFDVATSATPEQVRHVFHRSRIIGRRFRIVHVPFYDRGGEEIIEVTTFRGSADSPTDASGRIIRDNVYGTLEEDASRRDFTVNALYYDPNSDEIIDFHHGAEDLEKQQLVMIGDPVKRYHEDPVRMLRATRLSAKLGLQIASDTAKPIKEHAALLENIPSARLFDEMMKLLLSGKAWDCLQALRAYGLHRPLFPLLDKLMSQKETTAFLKQALLNTDQRLADDKPVSAGFLFAALLWHEVEANWQKKIAAGEHKVPALVEAMNDVEAKVTKRLAIPNRYSAAMKEIWLLQPRFEMRAGQKPFRLIEQPRFRAAYDFLLLRAECGLVEKELADWWTQFQACDDSTREVLISDAIAAGKGGEVDKSKRRKRSRHRKPVSAKSAAAKSE
- the panC gene encoding pantoate--beta-alanine ligase, which translates into the protein MKIIHTISELREWRKTVGTVAFVPTMGNLHAGHMSLIHAAKAEAAHTVVSIFVNRLQFGQGEDFDRYPRTLQSDADIIAAHGGVDVIFAPDEKELYPNVIQQYQVNPPAIAEELCGAFRPGHFRGVATVVTKLFNIVEADVACFGKKDYQQLAVIQGMVADLNVPIRIVPVDTGRASDGLALSSRNGFLNEAQRAEAPRLFFHLSRMKKAIENGERDYSKLAIETVTDLRVRGWLEVDYVETRNALTLKPAASTDKHLVILIAARIGTTRLIDNIEVNLV
- a CDS encoding PhzF family phenazine biosynthesis protein; this encodes MPNLQYQLLNVFVTENIWSGNPLAVFKLAEPISDETMRRLGQQMNLSEITFVQDSAVADAQVRIFTPSYEMPFAGHPTLGTAFAVAEGRQQVSLAMKAGIIPVAVDGAQVTLTANAPSYRAAPASTELAAALNINAEQIVGTPRFVNTGSEQLVIPLDSPASVAACSLNLAQFERVACNQEGRSGALVWARAGDTIIARYFWSQHGQAAEDFGTGSACANLGGWLLAENTQLPLQLQMEQGHAIDRIARLTLTINTDQQIQVGGKVKQIGGGHFNLPSA
- the folK gene encoding 2-amino-4-hydroxy-6-hydroxymethyldihydropteridine diphosphokinase; protein product: MTIAYIALGANLGDPSAQLRDALRLIAELPRTQLLASSSFYASAPVGYADQPDFVNAVCAVNTELSAPDLLAALLALELQQGRERSFKNAPRTLDLDVVLYGDEIIELPQLQIPHPRMHQRAFVLLPLLEIAPDAQIPGRGAATQFIADVIDQELYRIEA